The proteins below are encoded in one region of Aquisphaera giovannonii:
- a CDS encoding serine/threonine-protein kinase — MAAMVQCPNRMCGRTTVLGEDPLGRIFRCPRCLTKLPAAGAGASDSGWTTVLGPLPRRWSPVARRGAATDPAGDAAGARPAPASPGPDSGEFLAFAFGARAEESWTPGPGPGLGHGHGLALELQESGEVYIGPLGRDDRDPGRGPDPGRDGSGAIAAVPRLGRFELIEVLGEGHHATVHRAFDPLLRRQVALKLPREEVAPSSRGVDRFLAEARVLARLRHPRIVPIYEAGREGDRPYIAMALVEGQSLAERMAAGPVPFATAAAVVAELAEALAHAHDRGIVHRDVKPANVRIDREGQVYLMDFGIAYHPESGEVPLPPGRILGTPAYLAPEQARGGQDGALPASDQYSLGAVLYELLCGRPPFHGPPTYVLFHAIHHQPPSARTVAPEVPRALASICQKAMAKRPERRYPSCRALAADLRRWIGGGPPPPRRRWAGLLGGN, encoded by the coding sequence ATGGCCGCGATGGTGCAATGCCCGAATCGCATGTGCGGGCGGACCACGGTCCTCGGGGAGGATCCGCTGGGCCGGATCTTCCGCTGCCCGCGATGCCTGACGAAGCTCCCCGCGGCGGGCGCCGGGGCCTCGGACTCGGGCTGGACGACGGTGCTCGGCCCCCTGCCCCGGCGCTGGTCGCCGGTCGCCCGGCGGGGCGCCGCGACCGATCCGGCGGGGGACGCGGCCGGGGCCCGGCCGGCGCCCGCGTCGCCCGGGCCCGACAGCGGCGAGTTCCTGGCCTTCGCCTTCGGCGCCAGGGCCGAGGAATCCTGGACCCCGGGACCTGGGCCTGGGCTTGGGCACGGGCACGGGCTCGCCCTGGAGCTCCAGGAGAGCGGCGAGGTCTACATCGGCCCGCTCGGCCGCGACGACCGCGATCCGGGGCGCGGGCCCGATCCGGGGCGGGACGGGAGCGGGGCGATCGCCGCGGTCCCGCGGCTCGGCCGGTTCGAGCTGATCGAGGTCCTCGGCGAGGGCCATCACGCGACGGTCCATCGCGCCTTCGACCCCCTGCTCCGCCGCCAGGTCGCGCTCAAGCTGCCGCGCGAGGAGGTCGCTCCGAGCTCCCGAGGCGTCGACCGGTTCCTGGCCGAGGCGAGGGTCCTCGCCAGGCTCCGCCACCCCCGGATCGTGCCGATCTACGAGGCCGGCCGGGAGGGCGATCGGCCCTACATCGCGATGGCCCTCGTCGAGGGCCAGAGCCTGGCCGAGCGGATGGCCGCCGGCCCGGTCCCCTTCGCCACCGCCGCGGCGGTCGTCGCCGAGCTCGCCGAGGCGCTCGCGCACGCCCACGACCGGGGGATCGTCCACCGCGACGTGAAGCCGGCGAACGTCCGGATCGACCGCGAGGGGCAGGTCTACCTCATGGACTTCGGGATCGCCTACCACCCCGAATCCGGCGAGGTCCCTCTGCCGCCGGGCCGGATCCTGGGCACCCCGGCGTACCTCGCCCCCGAGCAGGCCCGCGGGGGCCAGGACGGCGCGCTGCCCGCCAGCGACCAGTACAGCCTGGGGGCGGTCCTCTACGAGCTCCTCTGCGGCCGGCCCCCGTTCCACGGGCCGCCCACCTACGTCCTCTTCCACGCCATCCATCACCAGCCGCCGTCGGCCCGGACCGTGGCGCCGGAGGTCCCCCGGGCGCTCGCCTCCATCTGCCAGAAGGCCATGGCCAAGCGCCCGGAGCGGCGCTACCCCTCCTGCCGCGCCCTCGCCGCCGACCTCCGCCGCTGGATCGGCGGCGGCCCCCCCCCGCCCCGCCGCCGCTGGGCCGGCCTGCTGGGGGGGAATTAA
- a CDS encoding MATE family efflux transporter, translating into MQGWIHWKRGIRGELGPMLALAGPVVLAELGWMSMGIVDTMFVGRLGAEAIGAVSLGNALFFAASIFGIGLLLGLDTLVSQSFGAKRLDECHAWFVQSIYLVLLIGPAVMLVLLGCEPLLGRMGAHPAVLAGALPFLRATTWGTVPLFFYAALRRYLQGMGLVRPVMFAFLSANLINAVGDWLLIDGHLGLPAMGVAGSGWATTISRAYMAGVLAAYAAYHDLRHRTGLFGASFRPRAARLWRLLRLGVPAALHATLEVGVFAAATMLAGTLDPAALAAHHIVLDVSSVTFMIPLGLASAGAVRVGQALGRGEPAAAGRAGWTALVLGVGFMAASGTVMALVPGVLASLFTTDPDVIGRASTLMLVAAAFQLFDGLQGVSTGTMRGAGDTHTPMVVNLVAHWVIGLPLGYLLGFIFGYGVVGLWVGLALGLGSSGLYLLRAWFRRAGALARGEHGAHAAAEPAA; encoded by the coding sequence ATGCAGGGCTGGATTCACTGGAAGCGCGGGATTCGAGGCGAGCTCGGCCCCATGCTGGCCCTCGCCGGGCCGGTCGTGCTGGCCGAGCTCGGCTGGATGAGCATGGGCATCGTCGACACCATGTTCGTCGGCCGCCTCGGGGCGGAGGCCATCGGCGCCGTGAGCCTGGGCAATGCGCTCTTCTTCGCGGCCTCCATCTTCGGCATCGGCCTCCTGCTCGGCCTCGACACCCTGGTCTCCCAGTCCTTCGGCGCGAAGCGGCTGGATGAATGCCATGCATGGTTCGTTCAGTCCATCTACCTCGTCCTGCTGATCGGCCCGGCGGTCATGCTCGTCCTGCTCGGCTGCGAACCCCTGTTGGGCCGGATGGGGGCGCATCCCGCGGTCCTGGCCGGCGCGCTCCCGTTCCTCAGGGCGACGACCTGGGGCACGGTCCCGCTCTTCTTCTACGCGGCCCTCCGCCGATATCTCCAGGGGATGGGCCTGGTCCGGCCGGTGATGTTCGCATTCCTGAGCGCGAACCTCATCAACGCGGTCGGCGACTGGCTGCTCATCGACGGCCACCTCGGGCTCCCGGCGATGGGCGTGGCCGGATCGGGCTGGGCGACGACGATCTCGCGGGCCTACATGGCCGGGGTGCTCGCCGCCTATGCGGCCTACCATGACCTGCGACACCGGACCGGCCTGTTCGGGGCCTCGTTCCGGCCGCGGGCCGCGAGGCTCTGGCGGCTCCTGAGGCTGGGGGTGCCGGCGGCCCTGCACGCGACGCTGGAGGTCGGCGTCTTCGCCGCGGCGACGATGCTGGCCGGGACGCTCGACCCGGCGGCCCTGGCGGCGCATCACATCGTCCTGGACGTCTCGAGCGTGACGTTCATGATCCCGCTGGGCCTGGCCTCCGCCGGCGCCGTGCGGGTGGGCCAGGCGCTGGGACGCGGCGAGCCCGCCGCGGCGGGCCGCGCCGGCTGGACGGCCCTGGTGCTGGGCGTGGGGTTCATGGCCGCCTCCGGGACCGTGATGGCGCTGGTGCCCGGGGTGCTGGCCTCGCTCTTCACGACGGATCCGGACGTGATCGGCCGGGCCTCGACCCTGATGCTCGTCGCCGCGGCCTTCCAGCTCTTCGACGGCCTCCAGGGCGTCTCGACCGGGACCATGCGGGGCGCCGGGGACACCCACACGCCGATGGTGGTCAACCTGGTCGCGCACTGGGTGATCGGCCTGCCCCTGGGCTACCTCCTCGGCTTCATCTTCGGCTACGGCGTCGTCGGCCTCTGGGTCGGCCTGGCCCTGGGCCTGGGCTCCTCCGGCCTCTACCTCCTCCGCGCCTGGTTCCGCCGCGCCGGGGCCCTCGCCCGCGGCGAGCACGGGGCCCACGCGGCGGCCGAGCCGGCGGCGTGA
- a CDS encoding HD domain-containing protein, which yields MSSKIIRDPLYNYISIDADEDGWLIELLDSPEVQRLRRIHQLGVSYLTYPGADHNRLAHSLGVLHLMQQAFQRLRQVHKGADINRGREPVLAAALVHDVGHGPFSHLFEPCLGIDHESWSRAVILDEETAVHRVLKRVDRSLPRTVADLIDADNQDHPAWQKYLLSSQLDMDRLDYLRRDSLFTGAGYGHFDWYRLLNTFEIYEAGDSGKDIVWAEKSQLAIEEFIYARFYMYHNVYLHKTTRGFEKLLEAMWGRARRLHDDGTEVLLVPAIRDFWGSASPSVRQYLAMEEFTVLQQIQNWTGHPDRSLGDLARRFLGRQRFAMVEAPDFRGALAPDYEGCKAALMELVGSRAEYDPPEMYCLEDRVKAKYNQPYFPEKEDDEQSVKNAIRILVEDSSTPIEVSKRLDRLKAVTEVPEEKVRYYVPKDLQEAARRLLAGWK from the coding sequence ATGTCCTCGAAGATCATCCGCGATCCGCTTTACAACTACATCAGCATCGATGCCGACGAGGACGGGTGGCTCATCGAGCTGCTCGATAGCCCCGAGGTCCAGCGTCTGCGGCGGATCCACCAACTGGGCGTCAGCTACCTGACCTATCCCGGCGCGGACCACAACCGCCTGGCGCACAGCCTCGGCGTCCTCCACCTGATGCAGCAGGCGTTCCAGCGCCTCCGCCAGGTCCACAAGGGGGCGGACATCAACCGGGGTCGCGAGCCGGTCCTGGCCGCGGCCCTCGTGCACGACGTGGGGCACGGGCCGTTCTCGCATCTCTTCGAACCCTGCCTCGGGATCGACCACGAGTCCTGGTCCAGGGCCGTCATCCTGGACGAAGAGACGGCCGTCCACAGGGTCCTGAAGCGGGTCGATCGTTCCCTGCCCCGGACGGTCGCCGACCTCATCGACGCCGACAACCAGGACCATCCCGCCTGGCAGAAATACCTCCTGTCCAGCCAGCTCGACATGGACCGGCTGGACTACCTGCGACGGGACAGCCTCTTCACGGGGGCGGGTTACGGGCACTTCGACTGGTATCGACTGCTCAACACCTTCGAGATCTACGAGGCGGGCGACTCGGGCAAGGACATCGTCTGGGCCGAGAAGAGCCAGCTTGCCATCGAGGAATTCATCTACGCCCGGTTCTACATGTATCACAACGTCTATCTTCACAAGACGACGCGGGGGTTCGAGAAGCTCCTCGAGGCGATGTGGGGCAGGGCGAGGCGCCTCCACGACGACGGGACCGAGGTCCTGCTCGTGCCGGCGATCCGGGATTTCTGGGGATCGGCCTCCCCGTCCGTCCGCCAGTACCTGGCGATGGAAGAGTTCACCGTACTCCAGCAGATTCAGAACTGGACGGGCCATCCCGACCGGTCGCTGGGCGACCTGGCCCGGAGATTCCTCGGCCGGCAGCGGTTCGCGATGGTCGAGGCCCCCGATTTCCGAGGCGCCCTGGCGCCGGACTACGAGGGCTGCAAGGCGGCCCTGATGGAGCTCGTCGGTTCCAGGGCGGAGTACGACCCGCCGGAGATGTACTGCCTCGAGGATCGGGTGAAGGCGAAGTACAACCAGCCCTACTTCCCCGAGAAGGAGGACGACGAGCAGAGCGTCAAGAACGCCATCCGGATCCTCGTCGAGGATTCGAGCACGCCGATCGAGGTGTCGAAGCGGCTCGATCGGCTGAAGGCCGTGACCGAGGTCCCCGAGGAGAAGGTCCGATACTACGTCCCGAAGGATCTCCAAGAGGCCGCCCGGCGTCTCCTCGCCGGCTGGAAGTGA
- the nhaA gene encoding Na+/H+ antiporter NhaA, producing the protein MPPQPMAHLKEPATGRMHRQFVPLLADETVAQSLDRLRRHPPSDGAVYFYVTDEDGRLLGVVPARRLLLSPPEAAVAGLMVPDAVTLPASATVLDACRLFIQYRLLALPVVDEGGRLLGVLDVEPYKEDLRRLERATVVGRLVQPVARFMQVESSGGLVLLAATAAALLLANSPYSESFHAFWETHAGLTFGDSSLVESLRDWIGDGLMTLFFFVVGLEIKREIVSGELADPRKALLPVLAAVGGMVVPAAVYALCLWGRPGWRGWGVPMATDIAFVVGFLTLLGPRVPSGLKVLLLTLAIADDIGAVLVIAVAYSGQLDLGTLALAGAGLGLVPLLRWLGVRSATVHAALGAAIWLGFLKSGVHPTVAGVLLGLLTPTRPPTGRGLVLDVIHDLNGRLRGIRRGTPEETPELASPAERLEHALHPWVAFAIMPLFALANAGVRVEAQALATPIALAVAAGLVLGKPIGIVLFSALSVRMGWARLPDGVDWRAMIGAGCLGGIGFTMSLFIAGLALDGPLLDEAKIGVLVGSAASAILGCLLLIAFLPSRAPGRDGMPPRA; encoded by the coding sequence GTGCCACCACAGCCGATGGCCCACCTGAAAGAGCCGGCGACCGGCCGGATGCACCGGCAGTTCGTCCCGCTCCTCGCCGACGAGACGGTCGCCCAGTCGCTGGACCGGCTCCGCCGGCATCCGCCCTCGGACGGCGCCGTCTACTTCTACGTCACGGACGAGGACGGCCGCCTGCTCGGCGTGGTGCCGGCGCGGCGGCTGCTCCTGAGCCCCCCGGAGGCGGCCGTGGCCGGCCTCATGGTCCCGGATGCGGTCACCCTGCCGGCGTCGGCCACCGTCCTCGACGCCTGCCGGCTCTTCATCCAGTACCGGCTCCTGGCCCTCCCGGTCGTGGACGAGGGCGGCCGGCTCCTCGGCGTGCTGGACGTGGAGCCTTACAAGGAGGATCTGAGGCGCCTGGAGCGGGCCACGGTGGTCGGCCGCCTGGTGCAGCCGGTCGCGCGCTTCATGCAGGTCGAGTCGTCCGGCGGCCTGGTCCTGCTGGCCGCCACGGCGGCCGCCCTCCTGCTGGCGAACTCCCCTTACTCGGAGTCCTTCCATGCCTTCTGGGAGACCCACGCCGGCTTGACGTTCGGGGACTCCTCGCTGGTCGAGTCGCTGCGGGACTGGATCGGCGACGGGCTGATGACGCTCTTCTTCTTCGTCGTGGGGCTGGAGATCAAGCGCGAGATCGTCTCCGGCGAGCTGGCCGACCCGCGCAAGGCGCTCCTGCCGGTCCTGGCCGCCGTCGGGGGGATGGTGGTCCCGGCGGCCGTCTACGCGCTCTGCCTCTGGGGCCGGCCGGGCTGGCGCGGCTGGGGCGTGCCGATGGCCACGGACATCGCCTTCGTGGTGGGCTTCCTCACGCTGCTGGGGCCCCGCGTGCCCAGCGGGCTGAAGGTCCTGCTGCTGACCCTGGCCATCGCCGACGACATCGGCGCGGTGCTCGTCATCGCCGTCGCCTACAGCGGGCAGCTCGACCTCGGCACGCTGGCCCTCGCCGGCGCGGGGCTCGGCCTGGTCCCCCTGCTCCGCTGGCTCGGCGTGCGCAGCGCGACCGTCCACGCCGCCCTCGGGGCGGCGATCTGGCTGGGCTTCCTGAAGTCGGGCGTCCATCCGACCGTCGCCGGAGTCCTGCTCGGCCTGCTCACCCCGACGCGCCCCCCGACCGGGCGGGGCCTCGTCCTCGACGTCATCCACGACCTGAACGGCCGCCTGCGGGGCATCCGGCGGGGGACGCCGGAGGAGACGCCGGAGCTGGCCTCCCCCGCGGAGCGGCTGGAGCACGCGCTGCATCCCTGGGTCGCCTTCGCGATCATGCCCCTCTTCGCCCTGGCCAACGCCGGCGTCCGGGTCGAGGCCCAGGCGCTGGCCACCCCGATCGCCCTGGCGGTGGCCGCCGGCCTGGTGCTCGGGAAGCCGATCGGGATCGTCCTGTTCAGCGCCCTGTCGGTCCGGATGGGCTGGGCCCGGCTGCCGGACGGGGTCGACTGGAGGGCGATGATCGGCGCCGGCTGCCTCGGCGGCATCGGGTTCACGATGTCCCTGTTCATCGCCGGCCTGGCGCTCGACGGCCCCCTGCTCGACGAGGCCAAGATCGGCGTGCTCGTCGGCTCGGCGGCCAGCGCCATCCTCGGTTGCCTGCTGCTGATCGCCTTCCTGCCCTCGAGGGCCCCGGGGCGGGACGGGATGCCCCCCCGGGCGTGA
- the trpC gene encoding indole-3-glycerol phosphate synthase TrpC, protein MGTSILDEIVASKRREVASARRWMPLEELEAQAAEAPPPRDFRAALAAPGPIRLIAEVKKASPSAKVIREDFDPIAIARAYQEHGAACISVLTDAPYFQGHLSYLARIRASVAIPLLRKDFLIDEYQVVEARLAGADAVLLIAEILDDATMAALLQRARGLGMAALVELHDAANLPRVLACGADLVGINNRDLHAFRTDLEHTLRLRDEVPPGVLLVSESGIRTREDVLRLERAGVSAILVGESLMRSPDVGAAVDEILGLGAEATA, encoded by the coding sequence ATGGGGACGAGCATACTCGACGAGATCGTCGCTTCCAAGCGCCGGGAGGTCGCCTCGGCGCGGCGGTGGATGCCGCTGGAGGAGCTGGAGGCCCAGGCGGCCGAGGCGCCGCCGCCGCGGGACTTCCGCGCGGCGCTCGCGGCCCCCGGCCCGATCCGGCTGATCGCCGAGGTCAAGAAGGCCAGCCCGTCGGCCAAGGTCATCCGCGAGGACTTCGACCCGATCGCCATCGCCCGGGCGTATCAGGAGCACGGCGCGGCCTGCATCAGCGTCCTCACCGACGCCCCCTACTTCCAGGGCCACCTCTCCTACCTGGCCCGGATCCGCGCCTCGGTGGCGATCCCGCTGCTTCGCAAGGATTTTCTCATCGATGAATATCAGGTCGTCGAGGCGAGGCTCGCGGGGGCCGACGCCGTCCTGCTGATCGCGGAGATCCTCGACGACGCGACGATGGCCGCGCTGTTGCAGCGGGCGCGGGGCCTGGGGATGGCGGCGCTGGTGGAGCTGCACGACGCGGCGAACCTGCCGCGGGTGCTGGCCTGCGGGGCCGACCTCGTGGGCATCAACAACCGCGACCTCCACGCGTTCCGGACCGACCTGGAGCACACGCTGAGGCTCCGGGACGAGGTCCCGCCGGGCGTCCTGCTCGTCAGCGAGAGCGGCATCCGCACCCGCGAGGACGTCCTCCGCCTGGAACGCGCCGGCGTCTCCGCCATCCTCGTCGGCGAGTCCCTGATGCGCTCCCCGGACGTCGGCGCCGCCGTGGACGAGATCCTCGGCCTGGGCGCCGAAGCGACGGCCTGA
- a CDS encoding tetratricopeptide repeat protein, which translates to MLTLAAFLVAGLALALAAAGRWRGTGRGPATSEAERAYAAKDWEGAARLARERLAGKAGGAGEDPAAVRLLAKASARLGRDEPAVSLFTRLDPATLAAEDFYLLGLSLLRSGRRPEAVATWRRALRVEPDYPEALAALMRLDLAANRQAEAEAAAKALANQPGWEAEAHRVLGQLRSDRNDALGAAEAWAIAVDRAPAEAAGAAPMRALRKDLARAWLRAGRPADALESLRSLAGGPAAGSGAGHPGAGMTADPELSWLFSRAYLQGRDLPAAKAALEAAGPFAEEDPTRIDPSPFVGAAKCAGCHAEIARAQGASRHARTYSPPAALPAEALPPPGFPDPVDASVRHTLRVAGGRLEQETRTAGEVYRAVAQYAFGSGDRGRTFVGRDASGGAFELRLSQYHEGRGREPFWAVTAGQPPHPPVPVGFLGVPETEDQVRRCFDCHVTNPRAVIEAAGPEAADPAIGCEKCHGPGGNHVLAVAAGFRDPAIARPALASGAPVVKICAQCHAPSNKPVDRNDPASVRFQGATLTWSRCYTESGDRLDCVTCHDPHRNAETSPAHYEARCLTCHPGNSGPPPPAKAAPRRRSRRFDLAAAPQAPSCPVNPRSGCIACHMPTVRDAVPHTPFTDHFIRIHPEKAAEASASR; encoded by the coding sequence GTGCTCACCCTGGCGGCCTTCCTGGTCGCCGGCCTGGCGCTGGCCCTGGCGGCCGCGGGCCGGTGGCGGGGCACCGGCCGGGGCCCCGCCACGTCGGAGGCGGAGCGGGCCTACGCGGCGAAGGACTGGGAAGGCGCCGCGCGGCTGGCCCGCGAGCGGCTCGCCGGGAAGGCCGGGGGGGCCGGCGAGGATCCCGCCGCCGTCCGGCTGCTGGCGAAGGCCTCCGCGCGGCTCGGCCGCGACGAGCCGGCGGTGTCGCTGTTCACGCGGCTCGACCCCGCGACGCTGGCGGCCGAGGACTTCTACCTCCTGGGCCTCTCGCTTCTCCGCTCCGGCAGGAGGCCCGAGGCGGTCGCGACCTGGCGCCGCGCCCTGCGGGTCGAACCGGACTACCCCGAGGCGCTCGCCGCCCTGATGCGGCTCGACCTCGCGGCCAACCGGCAGGCGGAGGCGGAGGCGGCCGCGAAGGCCCTGGCCAACCAGCCCGGCTGGGAGGCGGAGGCCCATCGCGTCCTCGGCCAGCTTCGGTCCGACCGCAACGACGCCCTCGGGGCCGCCGAGGCCTGGGCGATCGCCGTGGACCGCGCGCCGGCCGAGGCCGCCGGCGCGGCGCCGATGCGGGCCCTCCGCAAGGACCTCGCCCGCGCCTGGCTCCGCGCCGGCCGGCCCGCGGATGCCCTGGAGTCGCTCCGGTCGCTGGCGGGCGGGCCGGCCGCCGGCTCCGGCGCCGGCCACCCCGGCGCCGGCATGACGGCCGACCCGGAGCTGTCCTGGCTGTTCAGCCGCGCCTACCTGCAGGGCCGGGACCTGCCCGCGGCGAAGGCCGCGCTGGAGGCCGCGGGGCCCTTCGCCGAGGAGGACCCGACGCGGATCGACCCGTCGCCCTTCGTCGGCGCCGCGAAGTGCGCCGGATGCCACGCGGAGATCGCCCGCGCCCAGGGCGCCTCGCGGCACGCGAGGACGTACTCGCCGCCGGCGGCCCTCCCGGCGGAGGCCCTCCCCCCGCCCGGCTTCCCGGACCCGGTCGACGCCTCGGTCCGGCACACGCTCCGCGTGGCGGGCGGCCGGCTGGAGCAGGAGACGCGGACCGCCGGCGAGGTGTACAGGGCGGTCGCCCAGTACGCGTTCGGCTCGGGCGACCGGGGCCGGACGTTCGTCGGCCGCGACGCGTCGGGCGGCGCGTTCGAGCTGCGGCTCTCCCAGTATCACGAGGGCCGAGGCCGCGAGCCCTTCTGGGCCGTGACCGCCGGGCAGCCGCCCCATCCCCCCGTCCCGGTCGGCTTCCTCGGCGTGCCCGAGACCGAGGACCAGGTCCGCCGCTGCTTCGACTGCCATGTCACGAACCCCCGCGCCGTGATCGAGGCCGCGGGCCCGGAGGCCGCCGACCCGGCGATCGGCTGCGAGAAGTGCCACGGCCCCGGGGGCAACCACGTGCTCGCCGTCGCCGCCGGATTCCGAGACCCGGCGATCGCCCGCCCCGCCCTGGCCTCCGGCGCGCCCGTCGTGAAGATCTGCGCCCAGTGCCACGCCCCTTCCAACAAGCCGGTGGACCGCAACGACCCGGCCTCGGTCCGCTTCCAGGGCGCGACGCTCACCTGGAGCCGCTGCTACACCGAGAGCGGCGACCGGCTCGACTGCGTGACCTGCCACGACCCCCACCGCAACGCCGAGACCTCGCCGGCCCACTACGAGGCCCGGTGCCTGACCTGCCACCCCGGCAACTCCGGGCCGCCGCCCCCGGCGAAGGCCGCCCCCAGGCGGCGGTCCAGGCGATTCGACCTGGCGGCCGCGCCCCAAGCGCCGAGCTGCCCGGTGAACCCCCGCTCCGGCTGCATCGCCTGCCACATGCCCACCGTCCGCGACGCCGTCCCCCACACCCCCTTCACCGACCACTTCATCCGCATCCACCCGGAGAAGGCCGCGGAGGCGTCCGCATCGCGATGA
- a CDS encoding REP-associated tyrosine transposase, which produces MRRRPHSRDLRKGRVSAPWETYFISKCTEHRRPLLARAVAAEVVIDSLAYFRTRESIKLLAFVVLPEHFHVLFTLLPGPSLSEILRRSNSYTANRIRDLLALDGTVWQDDGFHDHRCRDDDEALAYAEYLEYNPVRRGLVTAPEDWPFSSAHPSRRHLLDWDWWWGWRTRD; this is translated from the coding sequence ATGCGCCGGCGGCCGCATTCCCGGGATCTCCGCAAGGGACGAGTCTCCGCACCGTGGGAGACCTACTTCATCAGCAAGTGCACGGAACACCGAAGGCCCTTGCTCGCCCGAGCCGTGGCGGCGGAGGTCGTGATCGACTCGTTGGCGTACTTCCGCACGCGCGAGTCCATCAAACTTCTGGCCTTCGTCGTGCTGCCCGAGCATTTTCACGTGCTGTTCACCTTGCTGCCCGGCCCGTCGCTCTCCGAGATCCTGAGGCGGTCCAACTCCTACACGGCGAATCGCATCCGGGACCTCTTGGCCCTGGATGGCACCGTCTGGCAAGACGACGGATTCCACGACCATCGCTGCCGGGATGACGACGAGGCCCTGGCCTATGCGGAGTATCTCGAGTACAACCCCGTTCGACGAGGCCTCGTCACCGCGCCGGAGGACTGGCCCTTCTCCAGCGCCCACCCGAGCCGAAGGCACCTGCTGGACTGGGATTGGTGGTGGGGCTGGCGAACTCGAGATTGA